TCGGTTTTCTCGGTTTCATCAAGTGTGCCGAGCACTTTATTTTTCAGTCCGTCCTTAAAAGCCGCTACCCGCTCAAGTAAAGCCGGATCAGAAGCTGCAATAATCTGTGCAGCCAGAATACCTGCATTTTGGGCAGCGTTGAGTGCCACAGTAGCCACGGGTACGCCGTTGGGCATTTGCAGAATAGAAAGAATGGAATCCCAGCCGTCAATCGAATTCGACGATTTTACGGGCACGCCCACCACGGGTAGCGGCGTTAATGAGGCCACCATACCCGGAAGATGTGCAGCACCGCCCGCGCCGGCAATAATTACCTTCAGCCCACGCCCGGCAGCCGACTGTGCATAGTGTACCATACGTTCAGGCGTACGGTGTGCCGAAACAACTGTAATTTCAAACGGAACCTGAAACTGTTCGAGAATAGTGGCGGCTTCCTTCATAACCGGAAGATCGGAAGCGCTGCCCATGATAATACCTACGTGTGGCTGCATGGGCACAAAAGTAAGTGTTTGAACGTAATCAGCTGAATACGGTGCTGTTTTCGTTTTCGAGCACTTCCATCTGAATTACCGAATGCAGCGTGATATAGCGGCCATCTCGCGTTTCGGCATCAATAAAGTCGTTGATGCGTTGCTGCAGCAGCTTGAGTGCCTTGATGCGGCCTTTTGACTGTTCGATCTCGTGTTGATCGCTTGAAGTGATGATGCGCTCAGTGTGATAACGGAGCTTTGCATCAGTAAGTAAATGAAGAACCTTCTTTGCTTCAGCCGTAGTGAAGCGCCCTTCAAGGAGTGAGAAATCAGCAATTAATGCAGCCATGCATCAAAAATAGAGCGAAATGCACCGCACGAAATTAAAAGCTGCGTTGTTTAACCTGCGTTTAATCAGGCAATCACTTTTAATGTCTCTTTCACGAACAAGGCTTTGCGGCGTGCCTCTTCGAGTGTGGGGGCCGTAATGGTGATGTGCCCCATTTTGCGGAACGGCTTGGTGAGTAATTTACCATACAAATGTACATACACCCCCGACTGGCCGAGAATCTGCTCGAGCCCCTGATACACAGCGGTTCCTTCAAAGCCTTTCTCGCCGAGCAGGTTCACCATTACGCTTGGCTGTATGAGTGAAGTATCGCCAAGTGGTAAGCCAAAGATGGCGCGCAGGTGTTGCTCATATTGTGAGG
The window above is part of the Bacteroidota bacterium genome. Proteins encoded here:
- the purE gene encoding 5-(carboxyamino)imidazole ribonucleotide mutase, with amino-acid sequence MQPHVGIIMGSASDLPVMKEAATILEQFQVPFEITVVSAHRTPERMVHYAQSAAGRGLKVIIAGAGGAAHLPGMVASLTPLPVVGVPVKSSNSIDGWDSILSILQMPNGVPVATVALNAAQNAGILAAQIIAASDPALLERVAAFKDGLKNKVLGTLDETEKTEFTFQVKRNEAGGN